A genome region from bacterium includes the following:
- a CDS encoding SPOR domain-containing protein, whose amino-acid sequence MTEPKGTAKHEDAMLQLLVELRKVSLAQEEAQPGQLAPPRGAPKSRVRLAAAILLGFGGGVALAYLISIIWPHPVEVLPLPAPAQVHTAAPSRIAVAPPSPLPGAAHTPAAASSEPARPTVPRQATPAAQKIGEARGTIVLAERPAGYRVQVGAFNVLEYAQDLMRQLRAHDYSVTLVEVRSGPPHRVWIDGVFDQVAAERLVNRLRRDGFEAVFVPE is encoded by the coding sequence ATGACTGAACCCAAAGGAACCGCAAAACACGAAGACGCAATGCTCCAGCTCTTAGTCGAGCTCCGCAAAGTATCGCTGGCCCAGGAGGAGGCGCAGCCCGGCCAGTTAGCCCCTCCGCGGGGTGCACCGAAGAGCCGCGTCCGCCTCGCCGCCGCCATCCTGCTTGGGTTCGGCGGTGGCGTGGCGCTGGCGTACCTCATAAGCATCATTTGGCCGCACCCCGTCGAGGTGCTCCCGCTGCCGGCGCCCGCGCAGGTGCACACGGCCGCGCCGTCGCGGATCGCCGTTGCCCCGCCGAGCCCCTTACCCGGAGCCGCACACACGCCCGCGGCCGCCTCATCTGAACCGGCCCGTCCGACGGTACCGCGGCAGGCCACACCCGCTGCCCAGAAGATCGGTGAGGCCCGCGGCACAATAGTGCTGGCGGAGCGGCCGGCCGGCTATCGTGTACAAGTCGGTGCGTTCAACGTGCTCGAATACGCGCAAGATCTGATGCGCCAGTTGCGCGCTCACGATTATTCCGTCACGCTTGTCGAAGTGCGGAGCGGGCCGCCGCATCGAGTTTGGATCGACGGCGTTTTTGACCAGGTCGCGGCGGAGCGGCTGGTCAACCGACTGCGACGGGATGGATTTGAGGCGGTGTTCGTCCCCGAATAG